CTACTTGGGAGACCTTTTAAACCCATGAATCGCTCTTGTTTTCCAAAGGTAAATCCTTCCATACCTTTCTCTATTAATAACGCCCCTATACCTTTTGAACCCTTTTGTTCACTCATACGTACATAAACTAGATAAGCCTCACTATGTCCACCACCAGAAACAAATCTTTTTGTCCCATTTACAACATAATAATCACCGTCAAGGGTAGCAGTAGTTTTCATATCTGTTAGAGCTGATCCTGCTTCAGGTTCTGTCATTCCAACAGAAATTAACATTTCACCACTACAAACTTTGGGTATGTATTTTTCCCGATGTTCTTTTGTTCCAAAAAGGTTTATTACCATTACTGGGCCCACACTAGATTCAAAAATAGGAAAGGCTGCCAAAGGGGATACTCTAGCGATCTCTTCTATAACCAATACTGCCTCGAAAACTGTTAATCCTTGTCCT
This is a stretch of genomic DNA from Deferribacterota bacterium. It encodes these proteins:
- a CDS encoding acyl-CoA dehydrogenase family protein translates to MDFNLSDEQKILKEMVHSLTENEIRPKAMEWDKNEQCYPDDLTKKYNDLGLMGITLPEEFGGQGLTVFEAVLVIEEIARVSPLAAFPIFESSVGPVMVINLFGTKEHREKYIPKVCSGEMLISVGMTEPEAGSALTDMKTTATLDGDYYVVNGTKRFVSGGGHSEAYLVYVRMSEQKGSKGIGALLIEKGMEGFTFGKQERFMGLKGLPS